Sequence from the Corallococcus sp. EGB genome:
CAGCATCTCCTTCACGGAGAACGGCTCGCGCGTGCCGTTCGAGCTGAACCCCGCCAACGTCTACAAGCGCCTCTTTGGCGGCATGGGCGGCTCCGCGGCGGAGGCGCAGGCCATCCTGTCCAAGCGCAAGAGCCTCCTGGACTACCTCATCAAGGACGCCACCCGGCTGAAGTCGCGCCTGGCCGCGGCGGAAGGCACCAAGCTGGACACGCACCTGGCGGCGCTGCGCGACATCGAGCGGCGGCTCACCCACACGGGCGCGCTCGGCTGCTCCAAGCCGCAGGAGCCCTCCGACGCGCTGAGCGACCTGGGCGACATCAACAACATGCCCGGGCTCACCGAGCTGCACATGGACCTCATCGCCCGCGCGTTCGCGTGTGATTTGACGCGCGTGGTGACCATGACCATCCCCGGGCCGTCCATGCCGTGGATTGGCATCGACGAGGACATCCACAACGACATCGCTCACCGCACGGACGTCCAGAGCGAGCCCCAGCGCACGCAGATCCGCCTGCGCATGGTGCAGGTGCAGCGCTGGTACACCGAGCAGGTGGCGCGGCTGATGGACGCGCTCAAGTCCATCCCGGAGGGCAGCGGCACGGTGCTCGACAACACCCTCATCCTGTGGGGGAACGAGCTGGGTGACGCCGCCGGCCACATGAACGTGTCCATCCCCACGGTGCTGGCGGGCGGCGCGGGCGGGAAGTTCCGCATGGGCCGCATGCTGTCCCTGCGCCCCGGCAAGGATCCGCTGGGCACGTGGAAGGGCCCGGGCAACCCGCTGCCGGGCGCCGTGGAGCACAACAAGCTGCTCACCTCCATTGCCCAGGCCTTCGGGGTGAACGTGGACCGCTTCGGCCACCCGGACTACACGGGCACGCTGCCCGGCCTCACCTGAGCTGGCCTCAAGGCCTCCCAAAGACAACGGGAGCGGGCCCTTCGTGGACCCGCTCCCGTTTTCATTTCAGGGACGGACGGTGGGGCCTACCCGCCGAGCGCGCCGTTGATGAGGGGCGCGAGGATGCTCATGCCGGCGTCTTCCTTGTTGTAGTTGTTGGCCGGCTCATAGACGCGGACGCGCTGGTTGTTGTTGATGAAGCGCGTCAGGAAGACGTCCATGGGGATCATCTCGCTGTGGCAGGCCCAGGACTGCCACGGGCTGTCGATGTACTCGTACCAGTACTTCTTCTCCATCTTCTGGCAGGCGTGCGCGCCCACGAAGGTGATGATGGTGCTGCAGTGGCTGGCGTTGATGTCGCGCTGGTGCGGGATGAAATAGCTGAAGTTGTTGTACTTGTTCAGCTCGTTCACGAACGCGTCCTGGTCCTGCTTCCAGTACGCGTGGATGGACGCCTCGTCGTTGGGCGTCTTGAAGCGCTCATACGAATAGCGCGAGTAGTTGTAGTCCATGGTGTAGCCCGTGTACGCGAGCTGATCATTCGGGAACTCCGTGGCCACCATGCGGTTGATGCTGCCCATGTCGTTGATGCTGAAGCTGGCCGGCAGCTGGCTGAACACCGAGTCCAGGTTCCACGACGAGCGGATCTTGTCGTGCAGCGGGCGCGACAGGGAGTTCGCGTTCGGCGCCATGAAGATGGGGCCGGAGTCGTTGATCATGTACCCCTTGGCCGGGTTGATGGCCTTGCGGATGAAGTAGTAGCCGGCGGAGGTGGACGTGCCGCCCGCGCTGTAGCCCGTCACCAGCAGCTTCTGCACGTTGGGGAAGTTCTGCTTGGCGTAGTTCGCCGCGGCCAGCGTGTTGGTGTAGCCGTTGTGGTACCAGGTGAGCGGCGCCTGGCCGCCGGTGGTGTCCACGTACGTCTTGGCGTTGTTGCCGATGTGCACGTCGCCCGTGCAGTACGGCATGTAGACGATGTTCCAATCCTTCGTCACCAGGTCCTTGCGGGAGCGGAAGGGCAGGCCCGGGTCCGCCCCGTTGACGATGGGGGACACGTACTTCGCCGTGAACTGCTTCATGTAGTCGTCGGCGATGCCGTTGGGGTTCGCCGCGCCCAGGATGCCCAGGCGGCCGCTACAGGAATCGTAGTCCCAGCACGCGCCACCGCCCTCCATCATGAAGAGCAGGTTGGGCGAGTTCGTGCGGTGCACGAAGAACTTGTACTGCGAGCCGTTGCCACACTTCGTGCCGGGCAGCGTCACCTTCTGCCAGTCGTAGTTGTTGCCGCCGTCCACCAGCACGTCGACGATGCCTTCCACCAGCACTTCGGCATGCGCGGCGCCCACGGGGGCGGAGAGGGCCAGAAGGCTCATCCAGAGAAGACTTCTCATGCGGCTTCCTCCAAGAGGGGGAGTGAGTGGGGTTGCGGTCGCGGATGATACGTTCTTGTTTATCAGCCGGAAGCAGGGAAACTTCGCTTGCGGTGAAAAATTCGAATTCCGCGTGGAGTGCAGCATTCCATCCGAGGGGATGGGGATTGTCGCCGTGCGTCAGTCAGGAACTGGGAATTGACGCGCAAGGACATGTTTTAAATGTATCAATTGCGCGGTGCGTTGCCGGCATGGGCTGACGCGGGTTGCGGTGGGCGCGGGGCGCGCGGTATGGCTTTGGCATGAGCACACGCGCGCGATGGCAGCTGCCCCTGGGCACGGCGGGAGTCCTGGTCCTGGCGGTGGGGGCGTGGCTTGTCTTGGGTGGGCAGACGCCGGAGGACACCGCGCCGCCGCCCGCGCCCGTGGCGCAGGCCCCCGCGCCGCCGCCCGTGTTCGCGTCCACGCCGGCGGTGCCCCGCGCGAAGGATGGCGGGCTGGACCTGGTGGGCGCGGCGACGGCCCAGGTGCGGGCGGCGCCGGAGGAAGAGGAGGCCCGCCCCTACCCGGTGGACCTGGAGGCGCTGCGCGCGAAGCTGCCGGGCAACCTGTACTGGGACACGGACGTGCCCACGAAGGACCCCGAGGAGCTGGCCCGCCGCGAGGGCGTGAAGGCGAAGTGGAACGCGCTCTACGGCAAGGTGCTGTCCAACGAGGCCACGGAGGAGGAGGTGCACCAGTACTACGAGCACCGCCGCCAGGTGTCCGAGGACGCCATCACCTTCGCCACCACGGTGCTGCAGGACTACGGCGACAAGCTGCCGGAGGAGCACCGGGGCCTGTTGGAGCTGAGCGTGAACATGCACCGCACGCGCCTGGCGGAGATTCCGCGCCAGGAGTCGGAGGCGCTCGCCCGCCGCGAGGCCCACGCCCAGCGGCAGAAGGAGTGGCGGGCCGGCGGCGCACGCCAGCCCTGAGCCATCAGCCCTGCACGGGGTCGCCCGCGCCGGGGAAGCTGCGGATGAGCGGGGAGCGCACGGCGGAGGAGGCCACCCACAGCTGGTGGGAGGCGCGCGTGACGGCGACGTGCAGCCGGCGGCGGGCCTCGTCGTCCGCGGGGTAGGCGCGTGCGGTGACGTCCGGGAGGAGGACGTAGTCGAACTCCAGGCCCTTCACGTTGTCCACGTCCGTCACGTCCACGCCGGGCTCGAAGGAGAAGTCGCCCTCCAGCACCAGCCGCGCCCAGGGCATCTCCCGGATGACGCGGTGGAAGGACTGGGCGGCCTCGCGGCTGCTGGCGATGACGCCCACGGAAGCGTGCGGCTCGCGCAGCACCAGGTCTCGCAGGGCGTCTCCCAGGAAGAGCCAGGCCTGGGCCTCGTCCGGGAAGTGGTGGAAGCCCACGGGCGCGCCCTCGCGGCCGGCCCGGGCGGCGTTGGCGGGGGACTGTGAGCCCAGCACGTGCTGCGCCAGCTCCACCACCGGGCGCGGGCAGCGGTAGGACACCTGGAGCCGGCAGGTGGCGGCGTCGCGGATGCCCAGCTCGCCCAGGGCCGCGTCCCAGCCGGCGAAGCCCGCCGTCGTCTGTTGCACCT
This genomic interval carries:
- a CDS encoding DUF1552 domain-containing protein — protein: MSRDFSRRSILKLLSGTAMAAPFAHLLTSSVAEAADAAPLRFIALFTPHGLLPEYWTPKGSDTNFNIDFENSVLQPLQRHRDKLLVLDGLDYRVLYEHGRTGHEGGPVTFLTGSQVEVSSGDELPNGPSLDQVIGNAVGGSTQFRSLQLHAYEQFGAQHVYNSISFTENGSRVPFELNPANVYKRLFGGMGGSAAEAQAILSKRKSLLDYLIKDATRLKSRLAAAEGTKLDTHLAALRDIERRLTHTGALGCSKPQEPSDALSDLGDINNMPGLTELHMDLIARAFACDLTRVVTMTIPGPSMPWIGIDEDIHNDIAHRTDVQSEPQRTQIRLRMVQVQRWYTEQVARLMDALKSIPEGSGTVLDNTLILWGNELGDAAGHMNVSIPTVLAGGAGGKFRMGRMLSLRPGKDPLGTWKGPGNPLPGAVEHNKLLTSIAQAFGVNVDRFGHPDYTGTLPGLT
- a CDS encoding pectin acetylesterase-family hydrolase encodes the protein MSLLALSAPVGAAHAEVLVEGIVDVLVDGGNNYDWQKVTLPGTKCGNGSQYKFFVHRTNSPNLLFMMEGGGACWDYDSCSGRLGILGAANPNGIADDYMKQFTAKYVSPIVNGADPGLPFRSRKDLVTKDWNIVYMPYCTGDVHIGNNAKTYVDTTGGQAPLTWYHNGYTNTLAAANYAKQNFPNVQKLLVTGYSAGGTSTSAGYYFIRKAINPAKGYMINDSGPIFMAPNANSLSRPLHDKIRSSWNLDSVFSQLPASFSINDMGSINRMVATEFPNDQLAYTGYTMDYNYSRYSYERFKTPNDEASIHAYWKQDQDAFVNELNKYNNFSYFIPHQRDINASHCSTIITFVGAHACQKMEKKYWYEYIDSPWQSWACHSEMIPMDVFLTRFINNNQRVRVYEPANNYNKEDAGMSILAPLINGALGG